One stretch of Musicola paradisiaca NCPPB 2511 DNA includes these proteins:
- the rpmI gene encoding 50S ribosomal protein L35, translating into MPKIKTVRGAAKRFKKTAGGGFKRKHANLRHILTKKATKRKRHLRPKAMVSKGDLGLVAACLPYA; encoded by the coding sequence ATGCCGAAGATTAAAACAGTACGTGGCGCCGCTAAACGCTTCAAAAAAACCGCCGGCGGTGGTTTCAAGCGTAAGCATGCTAACCTGCGTCATATTCTGACCAAAAAAGCGACTAAACGTAAACGTCATCTGCGCCCGAAAGCCATGGTTTCCAAAGGAGATCTGGGTTTGGTTGCAGCATGTCTGCCTTACGCATAA
- the infC gene encoding translation initiation factor IF-3 has product MKGGKRVQPARPNRINREIRAQEVRLTGVDGEQIGIVSLNEALERAEEAGVDLVEISPNAEPPVCRIMDYGKFLYEKSKATKEQKKKQKVIQVKEIKFRPGTDDGDYQVKLRNLVRFLEDGDKAKITLRFRGREMAHQQIGIEMLNRVRDDLIELAVVESFPTKIEGRQMIMVLAPKKKQ; this is encoded by the coding sequence ACAGAGAGATTCGCGCTCAAGAGGTACGCCTGACAGGCGTTGATGGCGAACAAATCGGTATTGTCAGCCTGAATGAAGCGTTAGAGAGAGCTGAGGAAGCTGGGGTCGATTTAGTTGAAATCAGCCCGAACGCCGAACCGCCAGTTTGTCGAATCATGGATTACGGCAAATTCCTCTATGAGAAGAGTAAGGCCACTAAAGAACAGAAGAAGAAGCAAAAAGTTATTCAGGTCAAGGAAATCAAATTCCGGCCTGGTACCGATGATGGCGACTATCAGGTCAAACTACGCAACCTGGTTCGCTTTCTGGAAGACGGTGACAAAGCTAAGATCACGCTCCGTTTCCGCGGACGTGAAATGGCGCACCAACAGATTGGTATCGAAATGCTTAATCGCGTTCGTGACGATCTGATTGAACTGGCGGTTGTTGAATCCTTCCCAACGAAGATTGAAGGCCGTCAGATGATTATGGTGCTGGCACCGAAGAAGAAACAGTAA